A DNA window from Pseudomonadota bacterium contains the following coding sequences:
- the nuoK gene encoding NADH-quinone oxidoreductase subunit NuoK produces the protein MVAYHNLYLALAVVLFTIGAIGAITRRNAIVVFMCIEIMLGAVNLAFITFSRANQSVEGIFMVMFIMAVAAAEAAVGLAIFVLMYRKRGTINVESLNLMKW, from the coding sequence ATGGTAGCATATCATAATTTATATCTGGCTCTGGCAGTTGTACTTTTCACCATCGGAGCCATTGGCGCCATAACCCGCAGGAATGCAATTGTCGTTTTCATGTGCATTGAAATTATGCTGGGAGCGGTCAATCTTGCTTTCATTACCTTCAGCCGGGCCAACCAGTCAGTGGAAGGTATTTTCATGGTCATGTTCATTATGGCGGTAGCGGCAGCAGAAGCAGCCGTGGGTTTGGCCATATTTGTCCTTATGTATCGTAAACGTGGAACTATTAATGTCGAATCATTAAACCTGATGAAATGGTAG